From Nitrobacter sp. NHB1, a single genomic window includes:
- the ybgC gene encoding tol-pal system-associated acyl-CoA thioesterase, with protein MTAHLDGAIRAGRHHMQIRVYYEDTDFTGLVYHANYLRFMERGRSNYLRLLGADQRALFAEAESEAPGFAFVVRSMQLEFLKSARMDDVLDIVTRPLDVRGASITLHQEVRRGEALLLDARVKVAFVSEGRAKPIPKPLRLAMKADQL; from the coding sequence ATGACCGCCCACCTCGACGGTGCGATCCGCGCCGGCAGGCATCACATGCAGATCCGCGTGTACTATGAGGACACGGATTTTACGGGCCTCGTCTATCACGCCAACTATCTGCGCTTCATGGAGCGCGGGCGCAGCAATTATCTGCGGCTGCTCGGCGCCGACCAGCGCGCGCTGTTCGCGGAGGCCGAAAGCGAGGCGCCGGGTTTTGCCTTCGTGGTGCGCTCGATGCAGCTTGAGTTTCTGAAATCCGCGCGGATGGACGACGTGCTCGACATCGTGACGCGGCCGCTGGATGTCCGCGGCGCCTCGATCACGCTGCATCAGGAGGTGAGGCGCGGCGAGGCGCTGCTGCTGGACGCCAGGGTGAAGGTGGCGTTCGTTTCGGAGGGACGCGCGAAGCCAATTCCGAAGCCGTTGCGGCTGGCAATGAAGGCGGATCAACTCTGA
- a CDS encoding VOC family protein — translation MQITPCLLFDTQAEEAAKFYVSVFKNSKITETSYYGESGPMPAGTVLMVGFELNGNGFQALNCGTQFKFNEAISLSVDCKSQEEVDYFWDKLTADGGAPVQCGWLKDKYGVSWQIVPDVMPRLLKDPDRAKANRAMQAMMKMKKIVIADIEAAARG, via the coding sequence ATGCAGATCACCCCATGCCTTTTGTTCGACACGCAGGCCGAAGAGGCCGCAAAGTTTTATGTCTCGGTGTTCAAGAACTCGAAAATCACCGAAACGTCGTATTACGGCGAGAGCGGCCCCATGCCTGCCGGCACCGTCCTGATGGTCGGCTTCGAGCTGAACGGGAACGGCTTCCAGGCGCTCAACTGCGGTACGCAGTTCAAGTTCAACGAGGCGATCTCGCTCAGTGTCGACTGCAAATCGCAGGAAGAGGTCGACTATTTCTGGGACAAGCTGACGGCGGACGGCGGCGCACCCGTGCAGTGCGGCTGGCTCAAGGACAAGTATGGCGTGTCCTGGCAGATCGTGCCGGATGTGATGCCGCGCCTTCTGAAAGATCCCGATCGCGCCAAGGCCAACCGCGCCATGCAGGCGATGATGAAGATGAAGAAGATCGTCATCGCCGATATCGAGGCGGCGGCGCGGGGGTAG
- a CDS encoding VOC family protein, with product MPKITPFLWFDTQAEEAAKFYVSVFGNSKIVETSYYGEGSSQPAGTVLTVEFELDGTRFLALNGGPHFQFSEATSFSIDCKSQDEIDYYWNKLTADGGGPLKGGWLKDRFGVSWQVVPDMMPRLLQDPDRAKASRAIKAMLKMKKIIIADIEAAAQG from the coding sequence ATGCCCAAAATCACTCCCTTCCTTTGGTTCGATACGCAGGCCGAGGAAGCCGCAAAGTTCTACGTCTCGGTGTTCGGCAATTCGAAGATTGTCGAAACGTCGTATTACGGCGAAGGCAGCTCGCAGCCGGCCGGAACGGTGCTGACCGTCGAGTTCGAACTCGACGGCACCCGCTTCCTGGCGTTGAACGGCGGCCCGCATTTCCAGTTCAGTGAGGCGACCTCGTTCAGCATCGACTGCAAGTCGCAGGACGAGATCGATTACTACTGGAACAAACTCACCGCCGATGGCGGCGGTCCGCTCAAGGGGGGCTGGCTCAAGGACCGGTTCGGCGTGTCATGGCAGGTGGTGCCGGATATGATGCCGCGCCTGTTGCAGGATCCGGATCGCGCCAAGGCCAGCCGCGCCATCAAGGCGATGCTGAAGATGAAAAAGATCATCATCGCCGATATCGAGGCGGCGGCGCAGGGATGA
- a CDS encoding YciI family protein translates to MRFMMLMIPKGYETAAPDVKLDPERVKIMMAYNKALHEAGVLITLDGLHPPSVGARVSFAGGKPLVTDGPFTEAKEVLGGYWMIDVASRDEAIAWAKRCPASDNEVIEIRQVQEMADFSADVQEVAAAGFEALPRQSRKG, encoded by the coding sequence ATGCGATTCATGATGCTGATGATCCCGAAGGGCTATGAGACTGCGGCGCCCGACGTGAAGCTCGATCCCGAGCGTGTGAAAATCATGATGGCTTACAACAAGGCGCTGCATGAGGCCGGTGTGCTGATCACGCTCGACGGCCTGCATCCGCCGTCGGTGGGCGCGCGGGTCAGTTTTGCTGGTGGCAAGCCGCTCGTGACCGACGGTCCGTTCACCGAGGCCAAGGAGGTTCTCGGCGGCTACTGGATGATCGACGTCGCCTCGCGCGACGAGGCGATCGCCTGGGCGAAGCGCTGCCCGGCCTCGGACAATGAGGTCATCGAAATCCGGCAGGTGCAGGAGATGGCCGACTTTTCCGCCGACGTGCAGGAAGTCGCCGCCGCTGGATTCGAGGCTTTGCCGCGCCAGTCGCGTAAGGGTTAA
- a CDS encoding TetR/AcrR family transcriptional regulator, with translation MSWRKDHRRPERGYHHGNLKEALLQAALGLIAEKGAAGFTFADAARSAGVSPAAPYRHFRDRDELLSSIAQRGFEQFEAVLTKAWDDGRPDTVSAFERVGRAYLSFARNQPAYYSAMFESGVPVDVNPMLSAASERAFGIIRAAAERLAALTPPGVARPPALMMALHIWSMSHGIASLFGRGDAARRKLPMSAEDLLEAGVLIYLRGLGFPTGRKPPDQTGAPAQPPPDPWGHKSAT, from the coding sequence ATGAGCTGGCGCAAGGACCATCGCCGCCCCGAGCGCGGCTACCATCACGGCAATCTGAAGGAGGCGTTGCTGCAGGCGGCGCTCGGCCTGATCGCCGAGAAAGGCGCTGCCGGTTTCACCTTCGCCGATGCCGCGCGGTCGGCCGGCGTCAGCCCGGCGGCGCCGTACCGGCATTTTCGCGACCGCGATGAATTGTTATCCAGCATTGCGCAGCGCGGCTTCGAGCAATTCGAGGCGGTGCTGACCAAAGCCTGGGATGACGGCCGCCCCGATACCGTCAGCGCGTTCGAGCGGGTCGGGCGGGCCTATCTCTCCTTCGCCCGCAACCAGCCCGCATATTATTCGGCGATGTTCGAATCCGGGGTGCCGGTCGACGTCAATCCGATGCTGTCGGCCGCGAGCGAGCGCGCCTTCGGCATCATTCGCGCTGCGGCGGAACGGCTTGCCGCGCTGACGCCGCCCGGCGTCGCGCGACCGCCGGCGCTGATGATGGCGCTGCATATCTGGTCGATGTCGCACGGCATCGCCTCTTTGTTCGGCCGCGGCGATGCGGCACGCCGCAAGCTGCCGATGTCCGCGGAAGATCTGCTCGAAGCCGGCGTGTTGATTTATCTGCGCGGGCTCGGCTTTCCCACCGGGCGCAAGCCGCCGGACCAGACCGGCGCTCCGGCCCAGCCGCCGCCGGATCCGTGGGGTCACAAATCCGCGACCTGA
- a CDS encoding DUF2852 domain-containing protein, with amino-acid sequence MANTADYDRWNGSNNVPGQGCHQYPRFMGAPWHPLRIVLIVLGFMLWWPIGLAILFFTLGSRKMGCWSNDRFENKMQRMQYKMERMRDHMERRGFGFRGFGAPSSGNRAFDEYRMETLRRLEEEQTEFKDFLDRLRHAKDKEEFDAFMAQQRPRPTPPNDQPQGQ; translated from the coding sequence ATGGCCAACACCGCTGACTACGATCGCTGGAACGGCTCCAACAACGTGCCGGGGCAGGGTTGCCATCAGTATCCCCGCTTCATGGGTGCGCCCTGGCATCCGCTCCGGATCGTCCTGATCGTACTGGGTTTCATGTTGTGGTGGCCGATCGGCCTCGCAATTCTCTTCTTCACACTCGGGAGCAGAAAAATGGGTTGCTGGAGCAACGATCGTTTCGAAAACAAGATGCAGCGGATGCAGTACAAGATGGAGCGGATGCGCGATCACATGGAACGCCGGGGCTTTGGCTTCCGCGGCTTCGGCGCGCCCTCCAGCGGCAACCGCGCCTTCGATGAGTATCGCATGGAGACGCTGCGGCGGCTCGAGGAAGAGCAGACCGAGTTCAAGGACTTCCTGGACCGCCTGCGTCACGCCAAGGACAAGGAAGAGTTCGACGCGTTCATGGCGCAGCAACGTCCACGCCCGACGCCGCCGAACGATCAGCCGCAAGGCCAGTAA
- the tolQ gene encoding protein TolQ, whose product MNPADVAQSALPLASADVSLITLFFHAHWIVKAVMLGLLSCSVWVWAIAIDKMFLYARTKRAMDRFEQAFWSGESIEDLYRALSAKPTQSMAACFVAAMREWKRSFESQARSFAGLQMRIEKVMNVSIAREIERLERRLLVLATVGSAGPFVGLFGTVWGIMSSFQSIAASKNTSLAVVAPGIAEALFATAVGLIAAIPATIFYNKFTSEVNRQAQRLEGFADEFSAILSRQIDERA is encoded by the coding sequence ATGAATCCGGCCGACGTGGCGCAGTCAGCCTTGCCCCTGGCCTCAGCCGACGTGTCGCTGATTACGCTTTTTTTCCACGCTCACTGGATCGTGAAGGCGGTCATGCTGGGCCTGCTGAGCTGTTCGGTGTGGGTCTGGGCGATCGCGATCGACAAGATGTTTCTCTACGCCCGCACCAAGCGCGCGATGGACCGTTTCGAGCAGGCCTTCTGGTCGGGCGAGTCGATCGAGGATCTGTACCGGGCGCTGTCGGCCAAGCCGACGCAGTCGATGGCCGCCTGCTTCGTCGCGGCGATGCGCGAGTGGAAACGCTCGTTCGAAAGTCAGGCGCGCTCGTTCGCCGGACTTCAAATGCGGATCGAGAAGGTGATGAACGTCTCGATCGCGCGCGAGATCGAACGGCTGGAACGGCGGCTGCTGGTGCTGGCGACGGTCGGTTCGGCCGGCCCCTTCGTCGGTCTGTTCGGCACCGTGTGGGGCATCATGTCGAGCTTCCAGTCGATCGCCGCGTCGAAGAATACCTCGCTGGCGGTGGTGGCACCGGGCATCGCCGAAGCGCTGTTCGCAACGGCGGTCGGCCTTATCGCCGCCATTCCGGCGACTATTTTCTACAATAAATTCACCTCGGAAGTGAATCGTCAGGCTCAGCGGCTTGAGGGGTTCGCCGACGAATTTTCCGCGATCCTGTCACGCCAGATCGACGAGCGGGCTTGA
- the tolR gene encoding protein TolR, producing MTMNPAAASSGGGGRRGRRRRSQPMAEINVTPMVDVMLVLLIIFMVSAPLLTVGVPLDLPQTQAKSLEQDKTPLQLSVDVKGRIFINDTEVTMAELIPKMKAITDARGGLDERIFMRADKKADYGTVARVMGLLSGAGFKRLALVTEVDQGS from the coding sequence ATGACGATGAATCCGGCAGCGGCCTCCTCTGGTGGCGGTGGACGGCGCGGGCGGCGGCGGCGGTCGCAACCGATGGCCGAGATCAACGTCACGCCGATGGTCGACGTCATGCTGGTGCTTTTGATCATCTTCATGGTGTCGGCGCCGCTTTTGACCGTTGGCGTGCCGCTCGATCTGCCGCAAACCCAGGCCAAGAGCCTCGAGCAGGACAAGACGCCGCTGCAGTTGTCGGTCGACGTCAAGGGACGGATTTTCATCAACGACACCGAAGTCACGATGGCAGAACTGATTCCGAAAATGAAGGCGATCACGGATGCCCGCGGTGGTCTCGACGAGCGCATCTTCATGCGCGCCGACAAAAAGGCCGATTACGGCACGGTGGCGCGGGTGATGGGCCTGCTCTCGGGCGCGGGATTCAAGCGCCTCGCCTTGGTGACGGAAGTGGATCAGGGAAGCTAG
- a CDS encoding cell envelope integrity protein TolA: MKVKVDKTLAASIALHVLVIGWGLVSFSSKAFESVPEESLPVDIISADQLAHVTAGMKTGKKENPKPLVEKVAEATPPPEDTVGKIDDKKPPVVTETAPPPVPKPVKRPVEKKPEPPKPVVENKPKEEPKPIEKKPDPPKVDPIAEALKKEEAKKPKPKPRAKAAPPKPERPKAERVFDESKIAALLDKRDPTRRSVAGDTLNSNAALGLAHGKAADNSATWGAMFKSQVERCWKKPYGGLEAQMTEAVFSIKLKRDGTLETTPTAISNPSTPYFRVYQESALRAIIECQPYNLPAQFFDEWKFFEPVFTERKS; the protein is encoded by the coding sequence TTGAAGGTCAAGGTCGACAAGACACTGGCGGCGTCGATTGCCCTGCACGTGCTCGTGATCGGGTGGGGACTGGTGTCGTTTTCGTCGAAGGCCTTCGAATCGGTGCCAGAGGAATCCCTGCCGGTCGACATCATTTCCGCCGATCAGCTCGCCCATGTGACGGCGGGTATGAAAACCGGCAAGAAGGAAAATCCGAAGCCGCTGGTCGAGAAGGTCGCCGAGGCCACGCCGCCGCCGGAGGACACCGTCGGCAAGATCGACGACAAGAAGCCCCCGGTCGTGACCGAAACCGCGCCGCCGCCGGTGCCGAAGCCTGTGAAGAGGCCGGTCGAGAAGAAGCCGGAGCCGCCCAAGCCGGTCGTCGAGAACAAGCCGAAAGAAGAACCGAAGCCGATCGAGAAGAAACCCGATCCGCCCAAGGTCGATCCGATTGCGGAGGCGCTGAAGAAGGAAGAAGCGAAGAAACCCAAGCCGAAGCCGCGCGCGAAAGCGGCACCGCCAAAGCCGGAACGGCCGAAAGCCGAGCGGGTGTTCGACGAATCGAAGATCGCGGCGCTGCTCGACAAGCGCGATCCGACCCGCCGCTCGGTGGCAGGCGACACGCTGAATTCGAACGCCGCGCTCGGCCTCGCGCATGGCAAGGCCGCCGACAACTCCGCGACCTGGGGCGCGATGTTCAAGTCTCAGGTCGAGCGTTGCTGGAAGAAGCCCTATGGCGGGCTCGAAGCGCAGATGACGGAGGCGGTGTTCAGCATCAAGCTGAAGCGCGACGGCACGCTGGAGACCACACCGACCGCGATCAGCAATCCGTCGACGCCGTACTTCCGCGTCTATCAGGAGAGCGCGCTGCGCGCGATCATCGAATGCCAGCCGTATAATCTGCCGGCGCAGTTTTTCGACGAATGGAAATTCTTCGAACCGGTATTCACTGAACGAAAATCGTAA
- the tolB gene encoding Tol-Pal system beta propeller repeat protein TolB produces MIDQDDLPKILFRPSRRQIMTGMASAGILLASSMRSAFGQARVQIDQGNVAPLPIAIPNFVAGSPSDSEVGAGVAKVITNNLKRSGLFAPIDQAAYIEKITNIDVPPQFANWKTINAQALVTGRMTRQGDGRLKAEFRLWDVATGQQLAGQQYFTSPEYWRRIAHIISDQIYERLTGEKGYFDSRVVFVDESGSAQHRIKRLALMDQDGANVRYLTRGADLVITPRFSPSTQEITYMEFGQGDPRVYLFNIETGQREIVGNFPGMSFAPRFAPDGQRIILSLQQGGNSNLFVMDLRSKSTTRLTDTPAIDTSPSYSPDGGRICFESDRGGKPQIYVMAATGGAAQRISFGEGTYSTPVWSPRGDYIAFTKQGGGQFSIGIIKPDGSGERILTSGFHNEGPTFAPNGRVLMFFRDPGGNSGPSLYTIDVSGRNELKEPTPGYASDPAWSPLLS; encoded by the coding sequence ATGATTGATCAAGACGATCTGCCCAAGATATTGTTTCGCCCGAGCCGCCGCCAGATCATGACCGGAATGGCATCGGCTGGTATACTGCTGGCCAGTTCGATGCGTTCCGCATTCGGGCAGGCGCGGGTGCAGATCGATCAAGGCAACGTTGCGCCGCTCCCGATCGCCATTCCGAATTTCGTTGCCGGTTCGCCGTCGGATAGCGAGGTCGGCGCCGGCGTCGCCAAGGTCATCACCAACAACCTCAAGCGCAGCGGGTTGTTCGCGCCGATCGACCAGGCCGCGTATATCGAGAAGATCACCAATATCGACGTGCCGCCGCAGTTCGCCAACTGGAAGACCATCAACGCGCAGGCGCTGGTGACCGGACGCATGACGCGTCAGGGCGACGGGCGGCTCAAGGCCGAGTTTCGCCTGTGGGACGTCGCAACCGGCCAGCAGCTCGCAGGCCAGCAATATTTCACGTCGCCGGAATACTGGCGGCGGATCGCGCATATCATCTCGGATCAGATCTACGAGCGTCTGACCGGCGAGAAAGGATACTTCGATAGCCGTGTGGTGTTCGTCGATGAGTCCGGCTCAGCGCAGCACCGCATCAAGCGCCTGGCGTTGATGGATCAGGACGGCGCCAACGTGCGCTATCTGACGCGCGGTGCCGACCTCGTGATCACGCCTCGCTTTTCGCCCTCGACCCAGGAAATCACCTACATGGAATTCGGGCAGGGCGATCCGCGGGTCTATCTGTTCAACATCGAAACCGGACAGCGCGAAATCGTCGGCAACTTTCCCGGCATGTCATTCGCGCCGCGTTTTGCGCCCGATGGCCAGCGCATCATCCTGAGTTTGCAGCAAGGCGGCAACTCGAACCTTTTCGTGATGGATCTTCGCTCGAAGTCGACCACGCGCCTGACCGACACGCCGGCCATCGACACGTCGCCGTCCTATTCGCCCGACGGCGGACGCATCTGTTTCGAATCGGATCGCGGCGGCAAGCCGCAAATCTATGTGATGGCGGCGACCGGCGGTGCCGCGCAGCGCATCTCGTTCGGCGAGGGCACCTACTCGACCCCGGTCTGGTCGCCGCGCGGCGATTACATCGCCTTCACTAAGCAGGGTGGCGGCCAGTTTTCCATCGGCATCATCAAGCCCGATGGTTCGGGCGAGCGGATCCTGACGTCGGGATTTCACAACGAGGGTCCGACCTTCGCGCCGAACGGCCGGGTCCTGATGTTTTTCCGCGACCCCGGCGGCAACAGCGGGCCGTCGCTCTATACGATCGACGTCTCCGGCCGCAACGAATTGAAGGAACCCACGCCCGGTTACGCATCCGATCCGGCATGGTCGCCCCTGCTCTCATAA
- a CDS encoding putative bifunctional diguanylate cyclase/phosphodiesterase → MQLTDHHRDADRNVPSSALYAALVGSLFENPAPMLAGCVSTGIAALMTALRTGNQLIWPCALLIVSIGIVRALQLRRYQRDGGDFQIEEVRRWEMQYMIGGSMYAGALGLWCLVVLAGSDDAVAHLICVSVTVAYTAAGAGRTFGRPVIAQSQVALACGPMSIGLMLRGDPYYLGFGLLNVFFFIGLRRISLRLHRIYVNALIAREREAALASQFDTALNNMPHGLCMFGADGRLGVMNYRFGEMMHLAASFVHRSVGAADVIAACVAVGTMSPENGSAIVSEIENSEAGAIVTADLDREHGRALSWTFQPMAGGGTVVLVEDITERRKAEAKISHLARFDSLTELPNRLSFRDEIERLLALSDSESRLSALLFIDLDQFKQINDTLGHPCGDRLLCIVADRLRGMLRPEDFVARFGGDEFVVFQQNIQSAEEAAALSRRVVERLTERYEVDRHLVEIGASIGIALTSPGATADNLLKNADMALYRAKAGGRGTFCFFRNEMAEIVETRRVLELDLRKALANEEFELFYQPLVNLKSGRITTCEALLRWNHPTRGTVSPMDIIPVAEEMGLIIDLGRWILRKACMECMTWPDAVSVAVNFSSQQFHQRDVLSEVRYALEVSGLPAHRLEIEITESSLLRNTQWTHDALTQLRSAGVRISLDDFGTGYSSLSYLHNFPLQKVKIDRSFLEGIDADRPLMLLRGVARLSADLGMSVVVEGIETNEQLELISADGTVTEAQGYLFSRPVASARIRQLLDASHGRHLRDDNVKVLPSRSIA, encoded by the coding sequence ATGCAATTGACCGATCACCATAGAGACGCAGATCGGAATGTGCCGTCGTCCGCACTCTATGCGGCGCTGGTAGGTTCGTTGTTCGAAAACCCCGCGCCGATGCTTGCAGGCTGCGTCTCAACCGGTATCGCCGCGCTGATGACGGCCTTGCGTACGGGCAATCAGCTGATCTGGCCTTGCGCGCTGCTCATTGTCTCAATCGGCATAGTCCGCGCGCTTCAGCTTCGCCGCTACCAGCGCGACGGCGGCGATTTCCAGATCGAGGAAGTGCGGCGCTGGGAAATGCAGTACATGATCGGCGGTTCGATGTACGCCGGCGCTCTGGGCCTGTGGTGCCTCGTCGTGCTCGCGGGCAGTGACGATGCGGTGGCGCACCTGATCTGCGTGTCGGTGACAGTTGCCTACACCGCGGCGGGGGCGGGGCGCACGTTCGGTCGGCCGGTGATCGCGCAGTCGCAGGTCGCGCTTGCCTGCGGCCCGATGTCGATCGGGCTGATGTTGCGCGGCGATCCCTACTACCTTGGTTTCGGCCTTCTCAACGTTTTTTTCTTTATCGGCCTGCGGCGCATTTCGTTGCGGCTGCATCGGATATACGTCAACGCGCTGATCGCACGCGAACGCGAAGCGGCGCTCGCCAGTCAATTCGACACCGCGCTGAACAACATGCCACACGGCTTGTGCATGTTCGGCGCCGATGGCCGCCTTGGCGTGATGAATTATCGGTTCGGCGAGATGATGCATCTCGCCGCCAGCTTCGTGCATCGCAGCGTCGGTGCGGCGGATGTCATCGCGGCATGCGTGGCGGTCGGAACGATGTCACCCGAAAACGGAAGCGCGATTGTCTCGGAGATCGAGAATTCAGAGGCCGGCGCAATCGTGACCGCCGACTTGGATAGGGAACACGGTCGAGCGCTGTCGTGGACGTTCCAGCCGATGGCCGGCGGAGGCACGGTCGTTCTCGTCGAGGACATCACGGAGCGGCGCAAGGCGGAAGCGAAAATCAGCCATCTGGCTCGCTTCGATTCGCTGACGGAACTGCCCAACAGGCTCAGCTTTCGCGACGAAATCGAACGCCTGCTGGCGCTATCAGATAGCGAGTCGCGATTGTCGGCGTTGCTATTCATCGATCTCGATCAATTCAAGCAGATCAACGATACGCTCGGCCATCCTTGCGGCGACCGCCTGTTATGCATCGTCGCCGACCGGCTCCGCGGAATGCTGCGCCCGGAGGATTTCGTCGCGCGATTCGGCGGCGACGAGTTCGTCGTGTTCCAGCAAAACATTCAGTCGGCGGAGGAGGCTGCCGCGCTGTCCCGCCGCGTCGTCGAGCGGCTTACCGAGAGATACGAGGTCGATCGCCATCTGGTCGAGATCGGCGCGAGCATCGGCATTGCGCTGACATCGCCGGGCGCCACGGCCGACAACCTTCTCAAGAACGCCGACATGGCGCTCTATCGCGCCAAGGCGGGCGGCCGCGGAACCTTCTGCTTCTTCCGCAACGAGATGGCCGAGATCGTCGAAACGCGCCGCGTCCTCGAACTCGATCTGCGCAAGGCGCTGGCCAACGAAGAGTTCGAGCTGTTCTATCAGCCGTTGGTCAATCTGAAGTCGGGACGGATCACCACTTGCGAGGCGCTGCTGCGTTGGAATCATCCCACGCGCGGAACCGTGTCGCCGATGGACATCATTCCGGTGGCGGAGGAGATGGGCCTCATTATCGATCTCGGCCGCTGGATTTTGCGCAAGGCCTGCATGGAATGCATGACGTGGCCGGACGCTGTCAGTGTCGCCGTCAATTTCTCGTCGCAGCAGTTCCACCAGCGCGATGTCCTGAGCGAAGTCCGTTATGCGCTCGAGGTCTCCGGTCTTCCGGCACACCGCCTTGAAATCGAAATCACGGAATCGTCCTTGCTGCGCAACACCCAGTGGACCCACGATGCACTCACGCAGTTGCGCTCGGCTGGCGTGAGGATTTCACTCGACGACTTCGGAACCGGTTATTCGAGCCTCAGTTATCTGCATAATTTCCCGCTTCAAAAGGTCAAGATCGACCGCTCTTTCCTCGAGGGGATCGACGCAGACCGGCCGCTGATGCTGCTGCGCGGCGTGGCGCGGCTGAGCGCCGATCTCGGCATGTCCGTCGTCGTCGAAGGCATCGAAACCAACGAGCAGCTTGAACTCATCAGTGCCGACGGCACGGTGACGGAGGCGCAAGGCTACCTGTTCAGCCGGCCGGTGGCCTCGGCTCGCATTCGTCAACTGCTGGATGCCTCCCATGGGCGTCATCTGCGTGACGACAATGTGAAGGTCCTCCCGTCCCGGTCGATCGCTTGA
- a CDS encoding N-acyl amino acid synthase FeeM domain-containing protein, giving the protein MSSAQQATAKPAERGIELLDRIDYRLVETPADKDTIYRLRYRAYLNEGAIEPNRDHKITDRYDDMPNAWIFGAYLDGALASSIRLSISSPEHPLCPSVDAFRDYLQPEVDRGKVMVDPTRFVADPEFAGRFPELPYLTLRLCFVACNFFNADLGLAIVRAEHRSFYTRLFNHQPLSPPRLCLGLTKPLCLMAVDFPASREKVFARYPYLRSSYFERRMLFERRAGAAASALTGSAFPFARASIVPRA; this is encoded by the coding sequence ATGAGTTCAGCTCAACAAGCAACCGCCAAACCTGCGGAACGTGGCATCGAGCTTCTCGATCGCATCGATTATCGTTTGGTGGAAACTCCGGCGGATAAGGATACCATCTACCGTCTTCGATATCGCGCCTACCTGAATGAAGGCGCGATCGAGCCCAACCGCGACCACAAAATCACCGATCGTTACGACGATATGCCGAACGCGTGGATTTTCGGTGCCTACCTGGATGGTGCGCTCGCCAGTTCTATCCGTCTCAGCATTTCATCGCCGGAACATCCTCTCTGCCCGTCGGTGGACGCGTTCCGCGACTATCTTCAGCCGGAGGTGGATCGAGGCAAGGTTATGGTCGATCCTACCCGCTTTGTCGCAGATCCCGAATTCGCGGGGCGATTTCCGGAGTTGCCGTATCTCACGCTCCGGCTCTGCTTCGTAGCCTGCAATTTCTTCAATGCCGATCTCGGCCTCGCCATCGTGCGCGCCGAGCACCGGTCATTCTATACGCGCCTGTTCAACCATCAGCCGTTGAGCCCGCCGCGCCTGTGCCTGGGGCTGACCAAGCCTTTATGCCTGATGGCGGTCGATTTTCCGGCGTCGCGCGAAAAGGTCTTCGCCCGCTATCCTTATCTGCGTTCGAGCTATTTCGAACGGCGGATGTTGTTCGAACGCAGGGCTGGAGCCGCGGCGTCCGCGCTGACCGGTTCTGCGTTTCCGTTTGCGCGGGCCTCGATTGTCCCGAGGGCTTGA
- the pal gene encoding peptidoglycan-associated lipoprotein Pal codes for MLHQKRFIRGMKLAAVLAVALSMGACANKNPLNGGGGMANAATPGSQQDFVVNVGDRVFFDSDQTNLSPQAITTLEKQVRWLQTYNRYSFTIEGHADERGTREYNIALGARRAQTVRSFLASRGIDPRRMRTISYGKERPVAVCNDISCWSQNRRAVTVLNASS; via the coding sequence ATGTTACATCAGAAGCGATTCATCCGGGGAATGAAGCTGGCTGCCGTGCTCGCGGTGGCGCTGTCGATGGGCGCCTGCGCCAACAAGAATCCTTTGAACGGTGGCGGCGGGATGGCCAATGCGGCGACCCCGGGCAGCCAGCAGGATTTCGTGGTCAACGTCGGCGACCGCGTCTTCTTCGATAGCGACCAGACCAATCTGTCGCCGCAGGCGATCACGACCCTGGAGAAGCAGGTGCGCTGGCTGCAAACCTACAATCGCTATTCCTTCACCATCGAAGGCCATGCCGACGAGCGCGGAACCCGCGAGTACAACATCGCGCTCGGCGCCCGCCGCGCGCAGACGGTTCGTTCTTTCCTGGCGTCGCGCGGCATCGACCCGAGGCGGATGCGGACCATTTCCTACGGCAAGGAGCGCCCGGTCGCAGTCTGCAACGACATCTCCTGCTGGTCTCAGAATCGCCGTGCCGTCACGGTGTTGAACGCCAGTTCCTGA